The Salvia splendens isolate huo1 chromosome 21, SspV2, whole genome shotgun sequence genome includes a window with the following:
- the LOC121783518 gene encoding nudix hydrolase 22, chloroplastic-like — MPLDGSGRSEKLLELAKRIRHENRNQNPDANVTLGNSRAHESQFAPGPIERNRAAVLICLFEDENGYLRVILTRRSSKLSSHSGEVALPGGKRDEHDSDDVATALREAHEEIGLDPSMVEIVAVLEPFHTRINIAVVPVIGVMWDKTAFEPTLNAAEVESVFDAPLEMFLKDENRRQEEQDWKGHKYLRHFFDHQIDNEMYVIWALTAGILIKVASVVYQRPPSFEERRPPFWSICNR; from the exons ATGCCGCTTGACGGTTCGGGAAGATCAGAAAAGCTTCTCGAATTAGCTAAACGCATCCGCCACGAAAATCGCAATCAAAATCCTGATGCCAACGTCACTCTCGGTAATTCAAGAGCTCATGAATCTCAATTTGCACCTGGACCCATCGAGCGCAATAGAGCTgcagttttgatttgtttgtttGAAGATGAAAACGGTTATCTTCGCGTGATTCTCACTAGGAGATCTTCAAAATTATCATCCCATTCCG GTGAAGTTGCTTTGCCCGGAGGGAAAAGGGATGAACATGACAGTGATGATGTTGCTACGGCGTTGAGGGAGGCTCATGAGGAAATTGGATTGGATCCTTCTATGGTGGAAATTGTAGCGGTTCTTGAACCTTTTCACACTAgg ATAAATATTGCTGTAGTTCCAGTGATAGGGGTGATGTGGGATAAGACGGCCTTCGAACCTACCCTCAATGCAGCTGAAGTGGAGTCTGTATTCGATGCTCCGCTGGAAATGTTTCTCAAG GATGAGAATCGGAGACAAGAGGAGCAAGACTGGAAGGGTCACAAATATTTGCGTCATTTCTTTGATCATCAAATCGATAATGAGATGTATGTAATATGGGCTCTGACTGCTGGAATTTTGATCAAGGTTGCATCTGTTGTTTACCAACGGCCACCGTCTTTTGAAGAGCGCCGGCCTCCATTCTGGAGTATATGCAACCGATGA
- the LOC121783517 gene encoding sodium/calcium exchanger NCL2-like: protein MTRFVVVSSLLLLAISHLAHSRSIADDRSSVSDIDGDGGKFLQWAPLSAATVTCEPVYGFLPCSTNGWGLLFMIVVYNILLSIGGSYVAAGSNLWLQIIGPGVVGGSVFQFLGTIPQLVMMLLPILTSTTEEAQARVTSGMGMVLGGVAILLTLIWGLTVVLGSSDPADDAGIDTSEPETATAGSSITTDVETSWTARLVLVASVPYLILELQNAITSSSVKKVFILIALIITVALLFGYILFQSFQPWIQNRHFEFMVDKYAKDKLLTLLTTNGKPSIVKIQRLFNKIGKDNTTLVTPAEIRVLVLGVKMDDDDISTNLVLDEIETYFDTTGDGGISQEEFVTGMTKLALTLLDQTPSQIATSGQITSPEQEALLGRITSTSRAASTSWSIYIRATLSLAFGIAIACTLSQPLTKSITEFATAANVSSFWVSYLVLPLALNYNTILQTITSASQKSQKTNSLMLSSLYSGVFMGNIIGLLPFLVPVYFRDLSSDVTAELHLVLLICLVMGGFTSFNTTFPRWTGYVALILYPISLGTVYVITSIQS from the exons ATGACACGATTTGTCGTCGTTTCGTCTCTGCTCCTCCTCGCAATCAGCCACCTAGCCCACAGCCGCTCGATCGCCGATGACCGGAGCTCCGTCTCCGACATCGACGGCGACGGCGGCAAGTTTCTGCAGTGGGCGCCTCTTTCGGCCGCCACGGTGACGTGCGAGCCGGTGTACGGATTCCTGCCATGCTCCACCAATGGTTGGGGATTGCTGTTCATGATCGTCGTGTACAATATTTTGCTGTCGATCGGAGGGAGCTACGTCGCCGCTGGGTCGAACCTGTGGCTGCAGATCATCGGGCCGGGCGTCGTCGGCGGCAGCGTGTTTCAGTTCCTCGGCACGATTCCGCAGCTCGTTATGATGCTTT TACCAATACTTACGAGTACCACGGAAGAGGCTCAAGCACGGGTGACATCTGGAATGGGGATGGTGCTTGGAGGAGTAGCTATCCTTCTCACATTGATATGGGGCCTTACCGTCGTGCTCGGAAGTTCCGATCCGGCTGACGATGCTGGAATCGATACTTCCGAACCTGAAACTGCCACAG CCGGCTCTAGTATCACTACAGACGTTGAAACGAGCTGGACGGCCAGGCTGGTGTTGGTAGCTTCGGTGCCATATCTTATCCTTGAGCTTCAAAATGCTATCACCTCGTCGTCGGTGAAAAAAGTCTTCATTCTTATCGCTCTCATTATCACGGTTGCTTTGCTCTTTGGTTACATTTTGTTTCAG TCGTTCCAGCCGTGGATACAAAACAGACATTTCGAGTTTATGGTAGACAAATATGCAAAGGATAAGCTACTGACACTTTTAACAACAAATGGCAAGCCCAGTATTGTGAAGATACAAAG GTTGTTCAACAAAATTGGTAAGGACAACACTACATTAGTAACACCAGCAGAAATCAGAGTCTTGGTCTTAGGAGTAAAGATGGACGACGACGACATCAGCACAAACCTTGTTTTGGACGAAATCGAAACATATTTTGACACCACCGGTGATGGAGGTATCAGCCAGGAAGAGTTCGTAACGGGCATGACCAAATTGGCTCTAACCCTTTTAGATCAGACTCCATCACAGATAGCAACATCGGGACAG ATAACCAGTCCGGAGCAGGAAGCGCTGTTAGGTAGAATCACGAGCACGAGCCGAGCAGCCAGCACTTCTTGGTCAATTTACATCAGAGCAACTTTATCCTTGGCATTTGGAATAGCAATCGCGTGCACCCTTTCACAGCCATTGACGAAGTCAATCACGGAGTTCGCCACAGCAGCGAACGTGTCATCCTTCTGGGTTTCGTATTTGGTTCTTCCTCTCGCTCTCAACTATAACACTATCCTCCAAACAATTACTTCGGCCTCACAGAAGTCGCAGAAGACCAACTCGTTGATGCTGTCTTCG CTATATTCTGGTGTGTTCATGGGCAATATTATCGGTTTGCTTCCATTCCTCGTGCCGGTATACTTCCGCGACTTGTCATCAGATGTCACGGCAGAGCTTCACCTGGTTCTGTTGATATGCCTCGTCATGGGCGGATTCACTAGCTTCAACACCACGTTTCCACGCTGGACGGGCTATGTAGCACTAATTCTATACCCGATTTCTCTAGGGACTGTCTACGTTATCACCTCTATTCAGTCTTAA